The DNA sequence CCATCAGTGATGGGGGAAGCATCGGCGGGTTTATTAGTGTACCCTCTTTAATCATAACGTTAGTGGGCTCATTCTGTGCCTTGCTGATCAGCTTCCCGTTTTCTGATATAAAAAAAATCCCTATAATGGTCAAGAAAGTGATCAGTGCACCTAGTGAGGACAAAAATGATCTGATCGAAAAGTTCACAGAACTCTCTCGGCTATCCCGCAGCAAAGGGATTTTGACTCTGGAACAAGAAATCAGTCAACTGGACAATCAGATTTTACGGGATGGCCTTCAAATGGCAGTGGATGGTATGGATCCTACCGATATAAAAAATATTCTGGAAATAAAAATTGCAAATATGGAGTCAAGGCATGGAGTCGGGCAAACAATTTTCCTGAAGTGGGGAGAACTCGCACCTGCATTCGGCATGATCGGCACATTAATCGGTCTGATCAATATGTTAAGTCAATTGAATGATCCCACCACAATCGGGAGCGGGATGGCGGTAGCGCTGATAACGACTTTTTATGGGAGTTTTTTTGCTAATCTTTTTTTTATTCCGATAGCGACCAATCTTAAGATGCAGACAGAATCCGAGTTGGAAGTCTGCGACATGATCATTGAAGGCGTGCTGTCGATCCAAGCGGGACAAAACCCACGGACGATAGAACAAAAATTGAGCGGCTATTTGGACAATAAGCCTGCAAAAATCAAGAAAAACAGGAATACGAACGTTGCTGCTGTTCAAAGCGAGGTAAATTAACAGATGAGTAAAAGGCGGAAACGAAGTTCTGAATCAGGTGGCTCTCCGGAATGGATGACGACATTTTCGGATTTGATGACGCTTTTGCTGACCTTCTTCATTTTGCTGTACTCATTCTCCAGTGTCAGCAATGATAAGTTTATGAAAGCTGCGGGTTCCTTACAAGATTCATTTGTAGGAGCTGGACAAAAAAGCATTTTGGATGGAGGGCAATGGATTCCTGAGGACAAAGAGAACGCTGGGGTGAATGCGACAGCTGGAGATGCCGACTCCTTATCAGATATGGAGTTGGATGCTATAGAAGCGGCAAAAGCAGAATCCGCTCAGGCTGAGTTGTTAACTTCAGCGGGCCAAAAGATGGTCGCAGTGGATCAAGAAGTCATCAATATGTATGCTAAAGCCAAAGATTTCGTCGATAAGAATGGCTTGTCCGAAGAAATCAGCATGAGCATGGATGCGGATGGTGTCTACATGAAGGTGAAGGAAGCTATCTTGTTTGCGCCGGGGAGTGCAGTCGTTACCGAAAGCGGCAGATCAGCTTTACAAAAAGTGGCAGAATTAATCGCTAATTTTGAAAATAAGGTCGTGGTTGAAGGGCATACAGACAACATTCCTCACCACGATCAAAAATTTGAGAGTAACTGGGAATTATCGGCCGGCAGAGCCATTGCCGTTCTTAGACAATTGGCTGAACAGCAAAAGATTGATCCCGCACGTTTGTCGGCTGTCGGCTATGGGGAATACAATCCGCTTGTTCCGAACGACACGGCCGAACAGCGTGCTGAAAACAGAAGGGTCAACATTGTGTTGGTCTATGAACCGGAGGGGGCAGAATAATGGAAAAAGAAGCGCAGTTGCCTAAGAAGCAGAACGTTCCGCGACTCATTCTGATTGCTTTGCTTTTAGTGGCTTTGATGATTGGTGGCGGAACAATCGGCTCTTTGATAACGACCGGGAAAGCCAAAGAATGGATCACTAGCTTCAATAAAAAAGAAGTGGAAAGCATACTGGTTCCCCAAGAGGAGTTTCTGGTGAATTTAAAATCGAATGATGGCAGCCCGGATGATTTTTTGAAAATCGAAATGTCCGTAGAAACAATTGATGAAGAAAAAGGAGCTATCCTGACTGAAAAAGCGGCGATTGTGCGCGATGCAATCATCAGTGTCCTCAGAAATAAATCTACGGAGAATATTTTTGATGAAGCTGAGGGAGTCTTAGTCATTAAGCAGGAGATCATTTCGAAAATCAACCAAAATTTGGGTTCGGATGTCGCAAGTGAGTTATACATTACAAATATTGTCATGCAATAGCAAAGTGGAAGGTGTGCGTCAAAGAAATGGAAAATGAACTAGTATACATCGGGAAAAGTTTTATCGTGTTGATTTTTGTTATTTTTGCCATAAATTACCTGTTGAAACTACTGGATCGATTCGTCAATAAGAACGGCAAATACATCACCATGATAGAGCGTATCCCATTGAACCGCACATCTTCTCTTTGTGTCGTTAAAGTCTCGGATTCCTATTTTTTGATGAGCTGTACAGATACAAAGAACGAGATATTAAAGGAATTGACCATCGAGGAGATAAAGGAAGAAAAAACAGTTTTGGACCCAAAACTACACAAGAAAC is a window from the uncultured Trichococcus sp. genome containing:
- a CDS encoding flagellar basal body-associated FliL family protein, with protein sequence MEKEAQLPKKQNVPRLILIALLLVALMIGGGTIGSLITTGKAKEWITSFNKKEVESILVPQEEFLVNLKSNDGSPDDFLKIEMSVETIDEEKGAILTEKAAIVRDAIISVLRNKSTENIFDEAEGVLVIKQEIISKINQNLGSDVASELYITNIVMQ
- a CDS encoding flagellar biosynthetic protein FliO; protein product: MENELVYIGKSFIVLIFVIFAINYLLKLLDRFVNKNGKYITMIERIPLNRTSSLCVVKVSDSYFLMSCTDTKNEILKELTIEEIKEEKTVLDPKLHKKLRPNSPIAFEDMDESIVISRRGMRK
- a CDS encoding motility protein A produces the protein MKKNLIPPIALLVGIVLIIWSISDGGSIGGFISVPSLIITLVGSFCALLISFPFSDIKKIPIMVKKVISAPSEDKNDLIEKFTELSRLSRSKGILTLEQEISQLDNQILRDGLQMAVDGMDPTDIKNILEIKIANMESRHGVGQTIFLKWGELAPAFGMIGTLIGLINMLSQLNDPTTIGSGMAVALITTFYGSFFANLFFIPIATNLKMQTESELEVCDMIIEGVLSIQAGQNPRTIEQKLSGYLDNKPAKIKKNRNTNVAAVQSEVN
- a CDS encoding OmpA family protein, whose protein sequence is MSKRRKRSSESGGSPEWMTTFSDLMTLLLTFFILLYSFSSVSNDKFMKAAGSLQDSFVGAGQKSILDGGQWIPEDKENAGVNATAGDADSLSDMELDAIEAAKAESAQAELLTSAGQKMVAVDQEVINMYAKAKDFVDKNGLSEEISMSMDADGVYMKVKEAILFAPGSAVVTESGRSALQKVAELIANFENKVVVEGHTDNIPHHDQKFESNWELSAGRAIAVLRQLAEQQKIDPARLSAVGYGEYNPLVPNDTAEQRAENRRVNIVLVYEPEGAE